From Choristoneura fumiferana chromosome 7, NRCan_CFum_1, whole genome shotgun sequence, the proteins below share one genomic window:
- the LOC141429860 gene encoding uncharacterized protein: MKSDVILLFVIAVIHHVWVLQVIPERTNVLWTNEKYVSDVKFYVKRYARRGLYYINLEGTTKHVWANNISAHLVFYEYLHNEYKRSFVEMHFKFCDLLRKDPYIGKALLATGITCPLPAGEHKLNNITVPTDHFPNVVPFEKFKVDINITLLPAEELIANIEIYANFKQKLG, translated from the exons ATGAAATCCGACGTCATTTTGCTTTTTGTTATTGCTGTTATCCATCACGTCTgg GTCTTACAAGTCATCCCTGAACGTACAAACGTCTTGTGGACAAACGAAAAATACGTGTCGGACGTAAAGTTCTACGTAAAGAGATACGCACGGCGCGGGCTCTACTACATCAATCTAGAAGGAACGACTAAACACGTGTGGGCAAATAACATTTCG GCGCATCTAGTTTTCTACGAGTACCTGCACAACGAGTACAAACGCAGTTTCGTGGAGATGCATTTCAAGTTTTGCGACCTGCTGCGTAAGGATCCTTATATCGGCAAAGCGTTGCTCGCGACCGGAATCACTTGCCCTTTGCCTGCG GGTGAACATAAGTTAAACAATATAACAGTACCGACCGACCACTTTCCGAACGTCGTGCCGTTCGAGAAATTTAAGGTCGATATCAACATCACCTTGCTGCCGGCGGAAGAACTGATCGCCAATATAGAGATCTACGCAAACTTCAAGCAGAAACTAGGATAG